The following is a genomic window from Anopheles aquasalis chromosome 3, idAnoAquaMG_Q_19, whole genome shotgun sequence.
GGAACAAAATAGTGTCCTAACAGTAAAAAAATGGGTTTTACATGAAATAACCAACAATCAGCTATCTTTTGGGCAGATTACCAGAAATATGGTTATACCAGTAATAATTAGACACATTTCATACGATGTGGACCACAGAAAATAATgtaaatggtggaaaattcgaaGCAAAGCCATAGTTTACTGTTAACCATAAAAGCAACCGGCTGTTTTACAATAAATTTAGTTAAATAATGGGAATATATGTAgtatttttcaaaccaaataAGTATCCTTTGGACGatttggatggaaaaaaaaccgttatTGGTATGATTTCAGCCATAAGGGACCCACCACACCCCACGCGTATGTTCCATGCTAAATCTCGATAATAAACGGGTTGATGTTGCATGTGACTTGCTCATCATGCGCAATTTCCCAGTTGTTTAAGTTAAACGCAAATGGTTTCAGTCATTTACAAGGAGCTTGTAAAAGGCGTTTTAATTCACCACATTGAAACTAACGAGGTGTAAGACCTTATATTTCAGTGCAAATAACAAATGAActcattttcgccaacaattgaatgatggtttgaagaaaaaacgtTTCTTTTTGCAAAAGTCTCTCATGAATTTGTTACTGCAATGACATAAAAAaccttttgtgtttgttatttgtattggtttttgcaaaagatcggcaaattcaaaatatttcgaGATCATGTCGAAACCATTGACATAGGAAGCCCaataaatcttatcggaacccatggcaaatcACAGTATTGAATTTGTTAGAAATGGAGgcaataagaaaaaaataccaacttgcacattGTTTCGAAAAAACTAATgaaaaaatgtgattttcaagTAATTCGACTAAACGAATGTCCATGTGcagttttcatatttttctcaTAGTATACCCCTGAAGTTATGTTGGCTGCTGTTTGCCTTCGCTTGGTTAAGCTTTGCTTTAAATTTgcttcaaacaaacacattaagGGGaaacttcggtattttcgggccaaaaaaaaggcccgtttttgacgattttttgtgacgtaaccaatCAActatattttttcaagtaaatggcatactaatttacaatttttgaagaatatttgctattgttttgagcaacattcattgaaaaattattccatggcatcaaatttttggtagacatgtcgtcgaaaaggtactttttacggtgcccatcgtagcaccATGACGGGACATCCGAAATGTACAAATCGAttttcgttagaaagattataagtttatctaggtagccccggagagtttttgttaattatcctatttttcgatttttgacagatttttgaagttgaaaaaatgatgctttcTACGAATCTGTCAAAAGAACCTAACTTTACAtagttattaaaaaaaaaagtatcaacaattttcatgaaatctcgacggggctacctggcaaaaagtgtacagattatgtgtaaaacatttcaaaacgatcggcccagtagtttttacagtacgatgggcaccgactttgaaatcgttggttttgggaaacgctcttcaaagtagcgtgctgcatggtgaacgcggattttcaaaaatctataactttttcaattttaatccGACTAATTCagaaattttacacaatatttttgataagatcagcattcagagaaaaatgttaaaaatatcttacacaaaaaaattaaataccgaagtcccccctaaTGCGTTAGTTTCTACTACTTTCTCTTCTGTAATTGTAACTAAAACCGTCGGATTAAGGAGCCACTTATGACCAAGATTCTGCTACTCATTAATgattgaaaataataataatggatATTGATATTTCACCGTGTCCTTTCTCATCGATAGGAAATCATTATTTGTATTGCTGACGTCTGACTAAGaattggaatgaaaaaaggatGCTCGGTGCTGGATAATTGCAACTTTCCAGTTCACCAAGCCGACTATGCTAATTTTAACTACATGCGTTATGATGATAATTATTTGCTGTTGATAATTCACAAGAATGAGTCACATGACGGGGTTTTGGCCGTTAAAGCGTGAATCCGAAAGAAATGCGCGTGCTACTCGAATGGCGCAAACTGCTTGAACGCATGCTGTTACGACGGTGCTAGGGATGGTCTTCAGTTTGTGTGCAACCTATTCTTTATGCTTGATGATGTACGATGAAATAAAGAATTGAAAACTTGTAACAGGCATCAAATCATAGAATTGATAGAACCGTCCTTTGATAATCCgtgtacacattttttttatctaccTATAATTCTTTATAGTTGATCATAAAGGCTATATTTGATATTGTGAAGTCAAATACGTTGTATTTTAGAAATCCGAAAGTTTACTACAAAATATATTTGCAGGAGCTTACAGCGTTCGTGAAAATTAACATTCACTTCTTTCTTACTGCTTCTGGAaaaagacaacaacaaaacatataGTGTAACTCCAAGAAGTTACGTAAAAGAATGATTCTGTTTagtaataaataattatttattgatATCAATTTCACGAAAAGTGACCATATAAGCGGACATTGAGATGATCTGTGATTTCACAATTATTATCCATTTAACAGCTGTGAGATAGATAGAGAAGGGAGTCGTGGCCAGGAAGGGAAGCTCACTGGAATATCAGCCATTAGCCCAGTCGTAGATGGTGCATCCGTTGAGGATGACAGTAATGCAGTTGTCGAATCGGTTGGTGCCGGGGTTGTAGTAGTTGTAGTAATAGTAGTTGACGAATCCGTAGATAACGGCGTTGTTGGCagcggtgttgttggtgttggcgtAGTTGTTTCCATCACAGTTGTTGTAGTGGTAGCGGGAGAGGTAGGTGCTAGTTGTGGTACACATATGCCTAGTCTAGGGTTGAATACCGTCCCTTGTCCTGGGCAGACTTGTTCATAGCCCAGCAACTTTCCACGCACCTTGCGACACCAATAATACTTGGTTGGATCGCTGGGTTTAGCGAAGAATCCTTCACGCTTACACTTGAACACGCATCCATTCGCCACTGGATTGAACTCTGCTCCGGATTCGCACTTGTACATCAGTATGTTACGTAGTACCGGTGGGAAGCCGAATCGATTGTAGCTACAATACGCATAGAAAGCCGGGTTCTGGGGGAATGGCACAAAGATTGACCGCGCATTCGGCCGACAGGTTATCGTGCGACACGTCGTCGATCTACTACAAGTCTTCTTCAAGGAGTTGTACACATAGTCGCGCGGGCAACGGAATGGTTTCGAATTTTGGCCCTGAACAGTACAGTAGTGGAACCTACGGCAATCGGTAGGATCCGGAAACACTCCCAAACCGGTACATAGAATACTTGCTTTGTTAGAGGCACTGTTTCTGCACTCCGGAAACTGTAGATCGGCCGTGGGGAGACAGGCGCCACCCAAGTTAAACGGAAGCGAATGGCAATACGTTGACGGTGGACAATTCTGCTCCGGTAACATCGATGGATCACTTATTCCGGGTATGCAGATTCGCACTCGGCGGCAACCGGTGCAAACGATTCGGCTCGTATTTGTACAATTTTGCGTCAATGAAGTGTCAATGAATGGAGGGGACAATTGAGCATCCGAGTTGAACCAGAAGGTACTGGCAGCCGGAACGGATTCGTCTAGGGCATTCGCTTCGGAGGAACCGTAATCAAATCCATTGTCTTCTGTATAATCTGCGTAAATGTCCTGGCATAACACCAGCGATGCTTGCACGACCTTGATGATTAGAGAATTGAAAACGTTTGAAAGATATTTTCCAGCGAACCTATTTTAACGCGGCCGCACTTACCAGTACAAAGAATAATGACGATCGaggccgcaacagcagcattctGGCAAGGCTAGGTGGACCTTTGCGATTGAGAATCAACGATCGAATTGGAAACCGCTGCACGCTGCTAATTCTTTTTATGTATTACCTTGATCGGCGACAGTTTTTACCGTTATTCGGACATGACCCAGTTGTGAAATGCTGATTGTTGATACATGATCTCCGAATTGCTTCTAATCACatcgatcaacagcagctgttCTTTAGCACGCTCGCCCAAGTCATGCTGCGACAATTGATAGTTTTCACGAATTGGCTTGTTTATTTACTTACGCCTAATCCGCTTGGTTGTTTACTGGACCAATATCCATAACGGATATGATTGGCGTATTAAACGGAAGTTGGAAACACAACATAGGAAATCAGTTTTAAATCAATTGCATTTATTGAATATGCAAACTTCTCGCATTCGCAAGAAATCATTCAACCTCTAATTGAAAATGCTATCATGCCTTAcattttttcgtttgctcaTCGAATGTTAGCTGTAGTGGGCAGGTTTGTTCGAACAGTTGAAGCTGGAAGATGAGTAATGGAAATGTATTCTACTGATAACGTGAAACTGAATCAATTCGGACAGTACGTACCATCAGTAGAGTAACGTAGACACATTCGTAGTACCGTTTGCTATCATCTGGGTGTGGGAATCGACCACTTTCTTGACACTCGAACTTACACCGCTGAAGTTTAACATCGTACACCTCGTTATCGCGTTCACATTCAAACATAACCGGTAGGCCTCTGCTCGAGCAGAAGAAATAAAGCTGCGGATATGGTTTATAGACAAAccatttgtttcgattttgtgCTAAACTGCAATCCACCTGATAACAGTGATCCAACGTTCGCCGTAGGAAGCAGGATGAAGAGGACTGATTGTACGCATTATTCGCCGCAAGGCAGCTCTGTGGCGTTGCTGCCTGTTTGTCATCACAATAGATGTACTGCGTGCAGTTGGTTGGATCTGTTAGACGCAATAGATAGTCGATCAATCGCTTACATGATTCAGCCTCACGAGAAGGAATACTTATCAATTCCGTTGTTCACCTGGATAAAATCCTGCTGTTTTCGATGGACAAAGATCATCAGCGACCACGGCGCAACTGTTTTCATCGTCACTCTTTACGGAACAAATGCCATCACCCGAGCAGTAGGGTTTGTCCGGTTCCACATCTAGACATTTGTAGCTGACCAGTACGGTTTGATCGTAGCTGCAAATGTTCACCGTCCGGCAATCGGCACAAGCTTGTCGCTTACCGGGCTCACACCTGTCACCGGCCGCACGTGCACGAGGAACAACCACGGAGAAAACTACGGAAATCTGAGACAAGAATCGCAAAACCAGCCAACGTGAATGAGTTTTGTAATAGCATCGTCGTTATATGCATCTTACACTGTAGGCACTGCATACAATAACGCCTAATATTGCTGCCTTTTGCCACATGATCACTCCTGGGCGCACCAAAATCGCCTTTGCGCTTCCTATAAATAGCAGCTCTTCTTTTATACCATCAAGATTTTGCATTGATTGCTAAACGTCTAACGTCACTCTGGTTAGTTCCCTAGGTAACTTGATAAGATAACAATTGCCAGCCAATGCAACTTCATGTCTACCAAATCGATAAATGAAGCAA
Proteins encoded in this region:
- the LOC126576955 gene encoding uncharacterized protein LOC126576955, whose translation is MWQKAAILGVIVCSAYSISVVFSVVVPRARAAGDRCEPGKRQACADCRTVNICSYDQTVLVSYKCLDVEPDKPYCSGDGICSVKSDDENSCAVVADDLCPSKTAGFYPDPTNCTQYIYCDDKQAATPQSCLAANNAYNQSSSSCFLRRTLDHCYQVDCSLAQNRNKWFVYKPYPQLYFFCSSRGLPVMFECERDNEVYDVKLQRCKFECQESGRFPHPDDSKRYYECVYVTLLMLQLFEQTCPLQLTFDEQTKKCKA
- the LOC126576569 gene encoding mucin-5AC-like, which produces MLLLRPRSSLFFVLVVQASLVLCQDIYADYTEDNGFDYGSSEANALDESVPAASTFWFNSDAQLSPPFIDTSLTQNCTNTSRIVCTGCRRVRICIPGISDPSMLPEQNCPPSTYCHSLPFNLGGACLPTADLQFPECRNSASNKASILCTGLGVFPDPTDCRRFHYCTVQGQNSKPFRCPRDYVYNSLKKTCSRSTTCRTITCRPNARSIFVPFPQNPAFYAYCSYNRFGFPPVLRNILMYKCESGAEFNPVANGCVFKCKREGFFAKPSDPTKYYWCRKVRGKLLGYEQVCPGQGTVFNPRLGICVPQLAPTSPATTTTTVMETTTPTPTTPLPTTPLSTDSSTTITTTTTTPAPTDSTTALLSSSTDAPSTTGLMADIPVSFPSWPRLPSLSISQLLNG